Proteins encoded by one window of Companilactobacillus ginsenosidimutans:
- a CDS encoding SAM-dependent methyltransferase, with protein sequence MLDKTIYDQIFKHSFTIPIKVVFWDGKEKTYGPEGKSDITITFNKEVPISEVRKHATLTLGEAYMNKDIEIDGSIQKLITSAYTQSESFMSNPKLKKIVPKFSHSEDKNKEEIQNHYDIGNNFYKLWLDDTMTYSCAYFRTPEDDLETAQLNKVHHILNKLNTKPGETIIDIGCGWGTMMFTAAKEYGLKAKGVTLSQEQYDYVNNKIQEENLTDQMEVILEDYREINEKFDHVVSVGMFEHVGETHLEGYFNTVKKMLKPQGTALIHGITGQHEGAGVDAWLVKYIFPGGYIPDLKENIGHIMDAKLQIDDIEPLRRHYQKTVEIWHRNFVKVEDQVEDMFDEKFVRMWDLYLQACAASFESGNIDVIQYLLTNGPSGSSLPMTREYMTDKDRETVEQVTE encoded by the coding sequence ATGTTAGACAAAACAATTTACGATCAAATATTCAAGCATTCATTTACTATTCCCATCAAAGTAGTTTTCTGGGATGGCAAGGAAAAAACATACGGCCCAGAGGGAAAATCTGACATAACAATCACATTTAACAAAGAGGTTCCAATATCAGAAGTACGTAAGCATGCAACTTTGACATTGGGAGAAGCTTATATGAACAAGGACATCGAAATTGATGGTTCCATTCAAAAGCTCATTACCTCAGCGTACACACAATCTGAAAGTTTTATGTCAAATCCGAAACTTAAAAAGATTGTTCCTAAGTTTAGTCATTCAGAGGATAAGAATAAAGAAGAAATTCAAAATCACTACGATATCGGAAATAATTTTTATAAATTATGGTTGGATGATACGATGACTTATTCTTGTGCTTACTTTAGAACACCAGAAGATGATTTGGAGACAGCTCAATTAAATAAAGTTCATCATATTTTAAATAAACTAAATACAAAACCTGGCGAAACAATTATTGATATTGGTTGTGGATGGGGTACCATGATGTTCACCGCAGCTAAAGAATATGGTTTGAAAGCCAAAGGTGTTACTCTTAGTCAAGAACAATATGACTACGTAAACAACAAGATTCAAGAAGAGAATTTAACTGATCAAATGGAGGTTATCTTAGAAGATTACCGCGAAATCAATGAAAAATTTGATCACGTTGTTTCTGTCGGAATGTTCGAACACGTTGGAGAGACTCACCTTGAAGGTTATTTCAACACAGTTAAAAAGATGCTCAAGCCACAAGGAACTGCATTAATACACGGTATTACTGGTCAACATGAAGGTGCAGGTGTTGATGCTTGGCTTGTTAAGTATATTTTCCCAGGTGGCTACATTCCTGATCTTAAGGAAAATATTGGTCACATTATGGATGCAAAATTACAAATTGACGATATTGAACCGCTCAGAAGACATTATCAGAAAACTGTCGAAATTTGGCACAGAAACTTTGTTAAAGTTGAAGACCAAGTTGAAGACATGTTTGATGAAAAATTTGTACGTATGTGGGACTTGTACCTACAAGCTTGTGCAGCTTCATTTGAAAGTGGAAACATTGATGTAATACAATATCTACTTACAAATGGACCAAGTGGTAGCAGCCTTCCTATGACACGTGAATACATGACTGACAAGGATCGTGAAACTGTAGAACAGGTGACTGAATAG
- the rpoD gene encoding RNA polymerase sigma factor RpoD, which produces MAAKKTTVSKTRTKKVVKSSKELESAIKALIKDKKKKGSVTEAELTEQLIKPFSLKDKTLDDTLEQLQDKGIAVTDDDGNPSKMALLSEKKREKAPSSKDTAAPTDIKVNDPVRMYLKEIGRVPLLNAQQEVDLALKIEQGDEEAKQRLAEANLRLVVSIAKRYVGRGMQFLDLIQEGNMGLMKAVEKFDYRLGFKFSTYATWWIRQAITRAIADQARTIRIPVHMVETINKLIRIQRQLLQDLGREPLPEEIGAEMDMPTTKVRDILKIAQEPVSLETPIGEEDDSHLGDFIEDSDATSPEDHASYELLKEQLENVLDTLTDREENVLRLRFGLDDGRTRTLEEVGKVFGVTRERIRQIEAKALRKLRHPSRSKQLKDFLE; this is translated from the coding sequence ATGGCAGCAAAGAAAACAACAGTATCAAAGACAAGAACAAAAAAAGTTGTTAAATCAAGTAAAGAATTAGAGTCAGCAATTAAGGCTCTTATTAAAGATAAGAAGAAAAAGGGTTCAGTAACAGAAGCTGAACTTACAGAGCAACTCATCAAACCTTTCTCTTTAAAAGATAAAACTCTTGATGACACTCTAGAACAATTGCAAGACAAGGGTATTGCTGTTACTGATGATGATGGTAATCCAAGTAAAATGGCTTTATTAAGTGAAAAGAAGAGAGAAAAAGCTCCTAGTTCTAAAGATACCGCCGCACCAACTGACATTAAGGTTAATGATCCAGTTCGTATGTATCTTAAGGAAATTGGTCGTGTTCCTCTTCTTAATGCTCAACAAGAAGTCGATTTGGCTTTGAAGATTGAACAAGGTGATGAAGAAGCTAAGCAACGATTGGCTGAAGCCAATTTACGTTTGGTTGTTTCAATTGCCAAAAGATATGTCGGACGTGGAATGCAATTCTTGGATTTGATTCAAGAAGGTAATATGGGCCTAATGAAAGCCGTTGAAAAATTCGACTATCGACTTGGTTTCAAGTTTTCTACATATGCAACCTGGTGGATTAGACAGGCTATTACGCGTGCCATTGCTGACCAAGCAAGAACAATTCGTATCCCTGTACATATGGTTGAAACTATCAACAAGTTAATCAGAATTCAACGCCAATTACTTCAAGACCTTGGTCGTGAGCCATTGCCAGAAGAAATTGGTGCTGAAATGGATATGCCAACTACAAAAGTTCGTGATATCCTAAAGATTGCTCAAGAACCAGTTTCACTAGAAACACCTATTGGTGAAGAGGACGATTCTCATCTTGGTGACTTCATCGAGGATTCTGATGCTACTAGTCCTGAGGACCATGCATCTTATGAGTTATTGAAGGAACAATTAGAGAATGTTCTTGATACATTGACAGATCGTGAAGAAAACGTTCTACGTTTACGTTTCGGTCTCGATGACGGAAGAACGAGAACACTAGAAGAGGTAGGTAAGGTCTTCGGTGTTACTCGTGAAAGAATTCGTCAAATCGAAGCTAAAGCACTACGTAAACTGCGTCACCCTTCAAGATCAAAGCAACTTAAAGATTTTCTTGAGTAA